A portion of the Mus pahari chromosome 17, PAHARI_EIJ_v1.1, whole genome shotgun sequence genome contains these proteins:
- the Tomm22 gene encoding mitochondrial import receptor subunit TOM22 homolog — protein sequence MAAAVAAAGAGEPLSPEELLPKAEAEKAEEELEEDDDDELDETLSERLWGLTEMFPERVRSAAGATFDLSLFVAQKMYRFSRAALWIGTTSFMILVLPVVFETEKLQMEQQQQLQQRQILLGPNTGLSGGMPGALPPLPGKI from the exons ATGGCCGCCGCCGTCGCTGCAGCCGGCGCTGGGGAGCCTCTGTCCCCCGAAGAATTGCTCCCGAAAGCCGAGGCAGAGAAAGCCGAGGAGGAGCTGgaagaagacgacgacgacgAG CTAGACGAGACGCTGTCGGAGAGACTCTGGGGTCTGACGGAGATGTTTCCCGAGAGGGTCCGCTCAGCCGCCGGAGCCACCTTTGATCTCTCGCTCTTCGTGGCGCAGAAGATGTACAG ATTTTCCAGGGCCGCTTTGTGGATTGGGACCACTTCCTTCATGATCCTGGTTCTTCCCGTTGTCTTTGAGACAGAAAAGTTGCAGATGGAGCAACAGCAGCAACTGCAGCAGCGGCAG atacTTTTAGGGCCTAACACAGGGCTGTCAGGAGGAATGCCAGGGGCTCTACCTCCACTTCCTGGAAAGATCTAG